CGCGCCGATAGATCCGTCTTATGTGAGGAATAATTTCGGCCAGCCCCATAATGGACAGCTCTTCAATGGGAAATAAAGACTTGAGCCCTTCCGCTGTCATGAGAGGACCGCCGATGCCAACAAAGGTAACGTGGTCGCCGAGTTGGCCTCTTAAAGCTTTCATCAACTGACTTCCTAAGAAATCGCCAGATGGCTCGCCAGCAGAGAGGAAAACCGTATATTTTTTCATGCCGCACCAACACCTACAAGGAAAAGGCCCGCCTCATCTGCAGCCGCAATAACGGCATGTCTATCCAATATTTGGGTGGCTCCAGCCTCAATAGCAATTCCGACCAACCCGGCAGCCTTGGCTTGATGAACCGTCGACACGCCGATTGTGGGAAGATCTACCGCACGGCTCTGTTGGGGTTTGGCCATTTTGACCAACACGCCCCCGGGACCATCTCGTCGTAATGTGCCACACCGGGCCAGAAGGCTTTCCGTTCCTTCAATGGCTTCTACCCCAAGAACGAGGCCTTGTTGAACGACGACCGCCTGCCCGATATCTCCAGAGCCCAAAAGACGCGCAACATCCCTTCCCTGTGAGATGTCTTTCCAATCGGTTTTTCCAGGCTGATGACGACCCATGACCCCTTCTGGCGCCAGTAAGTCATCCAGGATATCTGTCGCACTGATCACGTCAATTCCTTCGGCTTTCAAGAGACCCATAATGCTGGTGAGCAGTCCATCATCTCCCGAACTTTTCATCCCAATTTTGGCAAGTCCCAATTTCGCGAACCATTGAGTTCCTTTCCAATCCAACTTTATTTCAGACCACGAGGGGCGATTCATAGCGCCTGCCATGACAATGTGGGTCACCTTATGGGCTTTCAAATATTTTAGGGTTTTTCCGACCGCGCCAAAGTGTGTCCAAAGATGGCCCTCAACAAGCTTTTCTTGTTGAGTTACAAATTCAGGATCCGTTTGTCCTTCAAAAGCAATGAGGTGGAGAGGCTGTGCCTGTTCATGACAGTGGGCTATGATTTTGAGGGGAAGCTCCCCCCGTCCTGCAAAGAGACCAATGACTTGGGTCACCTGGATCACCCCGCAAGAGATTCAGGCAAACAAAGGGGCCGCGGAGACTCTGTTCGAATGAACCCAATCATCTGCATAACGTCCCCATTTTGAGCATGTTTTTCAGCTACAGCATCAACGCGATCCGCCAAAGGTTGATCAGATACCTCAAACAAGTCCTGATAGGCACTGCGCAATGACTGAATCGATTGGCTAGAAAAACCACGTCGTTTAAGACCGATGAGGTTTAATCCAGACAAATGAGCGCGTTCGCCTTTAACGTGTCCATAAGGAATCACATCGTGCTCAACACCTGACATACCGCCAATAATCGCATGGGCACCGATCCTCACAAACTGATGAACCGCGGATAAGCCGCCAATGATGACATGATCTTCAACATGAACATGACCACCCAAAGTGGCCCCATTGGCCATAATCACGTGATTCCCGATATGACAATCGTGCGCAACGTGGGAGGCCACCATAAATAAATTGTGATCACCAATTTTTGTAACCATGCCGCCGCCTGCGGTGCCAGGCTGTAAGGTGACATATTCACGAATTTTATTGTTGTCGCCGATGATAAGTTCGGAGGGCTCGCTCGCATATTTTAAATCTTGCGGCGGATGACCAATAGACGCAAACGGATAAACAATCGTATTCGCCCCAATCTTGGTGCGCCCGGCAATCGTGACATGGGAAATAAGCGTCACCTCATCACCTAGAACGACATCTGGACCGATACAACAAAAGGGACCAACGGTCACATTTTTACCAAGCTGAGCCTTCGGGTCAATCAACGCGGTTGGGTGAATTTGTGTCATCTCTAAAATTCCCAATATAAAAGCCAATAAACAAGTATGGCGACGATTTCGTTTCCTTAAGAATAGGATGGAACAGTTAGACCATAAGGGCAAACACTAGAATGTTACAAAGTGTTACTCGGGAAGGTATGTTACAGGGACTTTCACCCTTTTGAAATTTGGATCGCAAGCGCTTTTGCGGATTCAGGGTCATCAAACGATTGGACAAGACGGGATTTTTCTTTATTTAATACAGGATCCCACTCATAGAGCCATACCTCATACCCTGCAGATCCTCCTCTGATGGATTTATAAACCCGTGCTGAGACCCATAAGGTATTGTTGGGAATATCCGCGACTTCGAAAAGATTCTCTTGATCCGAATCAAACAAAAGGTTGGAAGCGAGGCGAAGAGGCATCGGAATCTTTCTTCTTAAAATTATCCTTAAACTGGCGTAATATACGCACAATAACGTAAAATGAGTGGTAAAACAAACACCATGAATCTAACCCTTTTAGAATTTGCACAAAAATGTCTCGTCGATGTCGACCATGACTATTTTTCCTACGTTGAGACAAGCGGCGAAAAGTTCACCCTTGTCACAACCTATCCAATCGAATGGCAAGAACGATACCTTTCACAAAATTATCAAGCCCATGACTATGGTCTTTTAAAAAGCTCTTTCCTTCCCTTTGCCTGGGGAGAGAAAATCTCGCGGGACGCAAGCCCTCTCCAACACCAGATCTTTAAAGAAGCTCAAGATTTAAGAATTTTCAAAGGGATCACCGCTCCCTTCTCTTCACCGGCTGCTCCGGGGGTGATCAGCATTGCCTTTAATAAGGGGGGTAAATTCACCAAATCTGAAATTTTGACTCTGACCTCTGATCTTCTCTTTTCTACACAGCTGATCAGGTCTTATGCCCACCTCCTTGAGCATCCAGAAGACACTAAAGAAGACGCCCTCACCCTCATCAATGAAGTCGCTACCTGGCAAAAAGACCGAAGAGTACAAAGAAAAAATTATGAGGCCACCCTTGGTGAAGCTTTGAGTGATATTCGAGCCGCTCAAATGTTCATCTCCCATCATGAAACAAAGGAGTTGGGTCTGGAGGCCTTGCGCAGAGTTTATAAGGATATAGAAAGGCTGGCCTAATGCCCTCCCCTCAACCTTTGGGTTATCGACTCAACCTATCAGACCAGGAGCTCCTCAAACAGTTGCTCCTGACCTTAAGAATAAAGGGGGATGTTGAAGTGATTTCTTTAAGCGCGATTCAAACCTTTGGCAGCCTCTTGGAAGTACTTCGCCAAAACCCCACAGACCTCAAGAAAATCAAAGGGCTTACGCCTTCAACCATCCACCGTCTTAAGGTCATTTACTCGGTGTTTCGGGAGATCATCAAACCAGATGTTTATCCCACAAACACTGATGACCCGTTTGAAGGTCTCTCCTTCTTTAGACTCACCGCCCCCCAGTTTGATGGAGAAGCGATACGCCTCCTTTACTTGAACGAGGATCATGGGATTTTAAAAGACTTCATTTACAAGAAAGGGTCCGGGAACCATGTCCAATTTTATGCGCGGGAACTTGTCAAAGAGATTCTCGGCGCCGGCATCTCCAACGTTGTCCTCATTCATCACAAAGAGGGTTCTGTCAAGCCTTCCCCCAAAGACAAAGCTCAATTTGTGGCGTTTGGCACTAGCCTGAAAACCCTCGATATCAAGCTTGTCGACTATCTGATCATGACAAAAGATGCGGCTTTCTCTTTGTGTCGCAACCAATAAGTCCAGTTTTTGCACGATGATCATGAAGCAATTGTAGGGGATTCGATTCGCTGTCTCAATTTTCACTTGCATGTAAGACCCAGATCCGCTAGTTTTTGAAGCGTTGCGCCCGTAGCTCAATTGGATAGAGCATCAGACTACGAATCTGGAGGTTAGGAGTTCGACTCTCTTCGGGCGCGCCACCCGCCGTCTCGCGGAACGCGCTAAGGCGTGGTGTCACGCCGGAGCTTTAGCGAAGGCGGACTGTCATCTCAAATAAATTACCATCATATTGTCACCAGAAGGATGCAACTCTTATCAAATATTGAAA
This region of Alphaproteobacteria bacterium genomic DNA includes:
- the lpxA gene encoding acyl-ACP--UDP-N-acetylglucosamine O-acyltransferase; its protein translation is MTQIHPTALIDPKAQLGKNVTVGPFCCIGPDVVLGDEVTLISHVTIAGRTKIGANTIVYPFASIGHPPQDLKYASEPSELIIGDNNKIREYVTLQPGTAGGGMVTKIGDHNLFMVASHVAHDCHIGNHVIMANGATLGGHVHVEDHVIIGGLSAVHQFVRIGAHAIIGGMSGVEHDVIPYGHVKGERAHLSGLNLIGLKRRGFSSQSIQSLRSAYQDLFEVSDQPLADRVDAVAEKHAQNGDVMQMIGFIRTESPRPLCLPESLAG
- the lpxI gene encoding UDP-2,3-diacylglucosamine diphosphatase LpxI (LpxI, functionally equivalent to LpxH, replaces it in LPS biosynthesis in a minority of bacteria.), with the protein product MTQVIGLFAGRGELPLKIIAHCHEQAQPLHLIAFEGQTDPEFVTQQEKLVEGHLWTHFGAVGKTLKYLKAHKVTHIVMAGAMNRPSWSEIKLDWKGTQWFAKLGLAKIGMKSSGDDGLLTSIMGLLKAEGIDVISATDILDDLLAPEGVMGRHQPGKTDWKDISQGRDVARLLGSGDIGQAVVVQQGLVLGVEAIEGTESLLARCGTLRRDGPGGVLVKMAKPQQSRAVDLPTIGVSTVHQAKAAGLVGIAIEAGATQILDRHAVIAAADEAGLFLVGVGAA
- a CDS encoding autoinducer binding domain-containing protein, producing MNLTLLEFAQKCLVDVDHDYFSYVETSGEKFTLVTTYPIEWQERYLSQNYQAHDYGLLKSSFLPFAWGEKISRDASPLQHQIFKEAQDLRIFKGITAPFSSPAAPGVISIAFNKGGKFTKSEILTLTSDLLFSTQLIRSYAHLLEHPEDTKEDALTLINEVATWQKDRRVQRKNYEATLGEALSDIRAAQMFISHHETKELGLEALRRVYKDIERLA